From a single Osmerus mordax isolate fOsmMor3 chromosome 6, fOsmMor3.pri, whole genome shotgun sequence genomic region:
- the chrnb2 gene encoding LOW QUALITY PROTEIN: neuronal acetylcholine receptor subunit beta-2 (The sequence of the model RefSeq protein was modified relative to this genomic sequence to represent the inferred CDS: deleted 1 base in 1 codon) — LVQEWQDYRLTWAPEDFDGMLKVRLPSKHIWLPDVVLYNNADGMYEVSFYSNAVVSHDGSIFWLPPAIYKSACKIEVKHFPFDQQNCTLRFRSWTYDRTEIDLVLRTDVASMDDFTPSGEWDIIALPGRRNENPADPTYVDITYDFVIRRKPLFYTINLIIPCVLITSLAILVFYLPSDCGEKMTLCISVLLALTVFLLLISKIVPPTSLDVPLVGKYLMFTMVLVTFSIVTSVCVLNVHHRSPTTHTMPPWVKLVFLNKLPALLFMRQPRNNCERQRLRQRRRAQEQREGGRGGEAGGLMVGLGLKGGGTGGGGAGVFGKENSDPCTCYVNRASVKQFGGELGGAVGGGSLDGLNGLREGREGGAANPPRGVQAGGAGPALTQALLGQACPGFEEAVDGVRFIANHMKSEDDDQSVSEDWKYVAMVIDRLFLWIFVFVCVFGTVGMFLQPLFQNYTAKTITSTSG; from the exons ttggtGCAGGAGTGGCAGGACTATCGGCTGACGTGGGCCCCGGAGGACTTTGATGGAATGCTGAAGGTCAGGCTGCCTTCCAAACACATCTGGCTGCCTGACGTCGTGCTGTACAACAA cgctGACGGGATGTACGAGGTGTCGTTTTACTCCAACGCCGTGGTCTCTCACGACGGCAGCATCTTCTGGCTGCCCCCGGCCATCTACAAGTCAGCCTGCAAGATCGAGGTGAAGCACTTCCCCTTCGACCAGCAGAACTGCACCCTGAGATTCCGCTCCTGGACCTACGACCGCACCGAGATCGACCTGGTGCTGCGCACCGACGTGGCCAGCATGGACGACTTCACCCCCAGCGGGGAGTGGGACATCATCGCCCTGCCCGGGCGCCGCAACGAGAATCCCGCAGACCCCACCTACGTAGACATCACCTACGACTTTGTCATCAGGAGGAAGCCTCTGTTCTACACCATCAACCTCATCATCCCCTGCGTGCTCATCACCTCCCTGGCCATCCTGGTGTTCTACCTGCCCTCCGACTGCGGAGAGAAGATGACCCTGTGCATCTCCGTCCTGCTGGCCCTCACCGTGTTCCTGCTCCTGATCTCCAAGATCGTCCCGCCCACCTCGCTGGACGTGCCCCTGGTGGGGAAATACCTGATGTTCACCATGGTGCTGGTGACCTTCTCCATCGtgaccagcgtgtgtgtgctgaacgTGCACCACCgctcccccaccacccacaccaTGCCCCCCTGGGTGAAGCTGGTGTTCCTCAACAAGCTCCCCGCCCTGCTCTTCATGCGGCAGCCCAGGAACAACTGTGAGCGTCAGCGGCTTCGGCAGCGCCGCAGGGcccaggagcagagggaggggggccggggcggCGAGGCCGGGGGGCTGATGGTGGGGCTGGGCCTGAAGGGCGGCGgcacgggaggggggggcgccGGGGTATTCGGCAAGGAAAACAGCGACCCCTGCACCTGCTATGTGAACCGGGCCTCCGTCAAGCAGTtcgggggggagctggggggcgcCGTGGGAGGGGGGTCGCTGGATGGGCTGAACGGGCtgagggaggggcgggag gggggggcagcgaaCCCCCCCCGGGGGGtgcaggctgggggggcaggcCCCGCCCTGACGCAGGCCCTGCTGGGGCAGGCCTGTCCTGGCTTTGAGGAGGCTGTGGATGGGGTCCGCTTCATCGCCAATCACATGAAGAGTGAAGACGACGACCAGAGT GTGAGCGAGGACTGGAAGTACGTTGCCATGGTGATCGATCGCCTGTTCCTGTggatctttgtgtttgtgtgtgtgttcggaacCGTGGGAATGTTCCTGCAGCCCCTCTTCCAGAACTACACCGCCAAGACCATCACCAGCACGTCtggctga
- the LOC136943750 gene encoding protein S100-A13-like: MEAAIAVLVAQFKAFAGADGSTDTLSKGEFQNLVTSQLPNLVKNSADPAVIEQLMSSLDQNDDGELTFLEFWQLVGRLANQHGGFSR; this comes from the exons ATGGAGGCTGCCATCGCGGTGCTTGTGGCCCAGTTCAAGGCCTTCGCCGGGgctgacggctccacagacaccctCAGCAAGGGAGAGTTCCAGAATCTTGTCACATCACAGCTGCCCAACTTGGTCAAA aacTCTGCAGACCCGGCCGTGATCGAGCAGCTCATGAGCTCCCTGGATCAGAACGATGATGGAGAACTCACCTTCCTGGAGTTCTGGCAGCTCGTTGGCCGTCTAGCCAATCAGCACGGAGGCTTCAGCAGATAA
- the s100t gene encoding S100 calcium binding protein T: MSMPNSENTSTLENAMQLMIQTFHKYSGNEGDKYTLSRAELKEMLTQELGNYLGNAQDKEAVDKVMGDLDSNNDGEVDFTEFIILVGALTVACNDFFLEYNDKGEKK, from the exons ATGTCGATGCCCAACTCTGAGAACACCTCCACCCTGGAGAACGCCATGCAGCTGATGATCCAGACGTTCCACAAGTACTCCGGCAACGAGGGGGACAAATACACGCTGAGCCGAGCCGAGCTGAAGGAGATGCTAACCCAGGAGCTGGGGAACTACCTCGGG aatgcCCAGGATAAAGAGGCAGTGGACAAGGTGATGGGAGACTTGGACTCAAACAACGATGGTGAGGTGGACTTCACTGAGTTCATCATCCTGGTCGGAGCGCTGACCGTAGCCTGCAACGACTTCTTCCTAGAGTACAACGATAAGGGAGAGAAGaagtga
- the LOC136943749 gene encoding protein S100-A13-like, whose protein sequence is MAAENKPTEMESAIRTVVGTFAKSTGGQATLGGKAFDGLVKKQLGQILAGTNSSSALKEMRMGLDENSDGKVSFKEYLTLIGYLAQNLSQQRMGDNANVAS, encoded by the exons ATGGCAGCTGAAAATAAACCCACAG AAATGGAGTCAGCCATCAGGACCGTGGTGGGCACGTTCGCTAAGTCCACCGGGGGACAGGCCACCCTGGGGGGCAAAGCCTTCGATGGCCTGGTGAAGAAACAGCTGGGCCAGATATTAGCT gGTACAAATAGTTCCTCTGCTTTGAAGGAAATGCGAATGGGATTGGACGAAAACAGTGACGGGAAGGTCAGCTTCAAGGAATACCTCACTCTGATTGGCTACCTGGCCCAAAACTTAAGCCAGCAAAGGATGGGAGACAATGCCAACGTGGCTTCCTAG